Proteins encoded in a region of the Lepeophtheirus salmonis chromosome 6, UVic_Lsal_1.4, whole genome shotgun sequence genome:
- the LOC121119403 gene encoding carbohydrate sulfotransferase 14 — protein MNLLRLISFSIYMTQSFSLDPISILNRFEERNHLYQRICEKYNSTRRLEFKSLYEDFHFDRTLQSLSGKFSFCIAEDGGKEDLISSMIPSFDLKHKDKKLIHKKKKVLVVVHPLIRILSAYINFFVKGVSHQILSMKLKTYWSKDKSTLVTIDSSGLETLSFKEFVAFLTECGYEYSESLLWMADGFAEPWTPLWYVCDVCKKKYDYIVHMETIHADFDSLIHRQFYRNEKEVIEKVQRFYYSQLTQRDLIKLYQKYKLDFDLFGYTLEPFWTWAEDPCINPE, from the exons ATGAACCTCCTTCGTCTCATAAGTTTCTCAATATACATGACTCAGTCCTTTAGTCTGGACCCCATCTCTATTCTGAACCGTTTTGAGGAGAGAAATCATCTCTATCAAAGGATTTGTGAGAAATATAACAGTACACGGCGTCTGGAGTTCAAATCTCTCTATGAAGACTTTCATTTCGATCGGACTCTTCAATCCTTGTCAGGTAAATTTAGCTTCTGCATTGCAGAAGATGGAGGAAAGGAGGATTTGATCTCCTCTATGATCCCGTCCTTTGATCTCAAAcataaggataaaaaattgattcataaaaagaaaaa AGTCCTGGTCGTGGTACATCCTCTTATTAGAATCCTCAGTGCTTACATCAATTTCTTTGTCAAAGGAGTGAGTCATCAAATCCTTTCCATGAAACTGAAGACTTATTGGAGCAAGGACAAATCTACGTTAGTAACTATTGATTCCTCAGGTTTGGAAACCCTTTCCTTCAAGGAGTTTGTGGCCTTTCTCACAGAGTGTGGATATGAATACTCCGAATCTTTG CTATGGATGGCGGATGGGTTTGCAGAGCCTTGGACCCCTCTTTGGTACGTCTGtgatgtttgtaaaaaaaaatatgactacattgtgcACATGGAGACGATTCATGCGGATTTTGACTCCTTGATTCATCGGCAATTTTATAGGAATGAGAAGGAGGTTATAGAGAAGGTTCAGAGATTTTACTATTCACAGCTGACTCAAAGAGATCTCATAAAGCTCTACCAAAAgtataaattagattttgacTTATTTGGTTACACATTAGAGCCGTTTTGGACATGGGCAGAAGACCCCTGCATAAATCCTGAATGA